From the genome of Lutra lutra chromosome 8, mLutLut1.2, whole genome shotgun sequence:
ggaatccAGGCTCACattgagtcaggctccctgctcaatggggattctgcttctccttctcagtctacccctccaccccccacccctacttgtgctgtctctcatgctcgctcgctctcttaaatacataaaatctttaaaaaaaaaaagaaagaaagaaaatttggatGGGTACAACTACTGGTTAATTACTCATACTCCAAATAAGTGTAACTGGTACTTAACCCTCTAATCATAAAAATATGCAGAGAGATAATAAGAATGAATTGTAAAACTCATTAAGAGTATTCTgacaataaatattagaaaatgctTATTTGTATCTGCCTGGAAATATGTAtgtctatgtttttctttattctgtgaaAGAAATTATAGGATgagatagatatatgtatatatatattttacatttttctttctttatttacagctattttttgataaattattaaaaacaagagGCTACTCTATTTCAGGGGTGGTGGCAGGGACCAAAAAACTAGCAAAAAGTGAAGGAAATACTGTagtgtttttattataatatattctaGTCCATAAGTAATATCATTAAAACAGCTGACATTAACTGAATGCTTGCTTACATGTAAGGCACTGTCACATGAGGATTTTTTACAGCATCATTTCATCTTAACCATGAAACAGAGGCTAGATTtattcagatgaagaaatagggAACTGTTAAATATTGGATCTAGGATTTAAACTCAAGTAGACAGGATCTAGTCTCACATTCAAGCTGCATAATTTTAGGAAAAGCTTCCTTTATGTCCtagtatatttaacatatttcacATTTCCTTCCTAATAGAGAATGTACATATAAATTTCTCTTTGCATTATTTTAGAGTTGTAAATGATGATCTACTTATGATCACACTGACTTAATGGACTTATAAATGAGATAAACGCCTTAGATTCATGGAATCAGTATACGTGAATTATGTCTTTAGTGCCtagttcttcattaaaaaaaaaaagactaaaagaaaaactatattgtAATTTGTTGCCTTGCACCATCTAGTGGATTTAAACGACAAGCGCGGCAGTACTATAAATGATTACAAGTCAATCACATAAGTCAAATTTTCAAACGTATCCGGAGAAATGTTCCTAAAATCGTATTTGGGATCATACCACAAATGTGCACGGCATTATTCGTCATTTTCATGAGGAAATCAATTATGTGTGCCGAATTTATTACTGATGTTTTAACTTACAagtaaaacaacataaaatagcATCCTTGCAATTCTTTTACTTTAAAGATAATCAAAGTCAGCTCCGTTTAGTTCTTTCCAATCGTTTTCATAAATTGCGAGAACTCCCAGGAAGCTGCGCGGAAGGCTAAGCACCGGGAGTCTGCGCGGAGCCAGTGCGCAGGCGATCTGAGGAGCGGAAGTTGGGAGGCGGGGTCAGGCCCGGACCTGGGAGCGGAAGAGGCCGGGGTTGCTGGCTGAGGCGCGGAGACCGTTTGGCGGCGAGTCCCGGGCCAGCCCGAGCTCAAAGTCCCAGTCCCCGGGAGACGCCAGAAGAAACTGAAGGACTTGGGGTTCCGGAGCAGTCGCCGCTGGCTGCTGCTGCCGTTCTGCCTCTGCACCGCGGACGCCTCCGCCCCCGCCGCCTGAGGACGCGGCCCTGACAGGCCTCTAGGCCTAGGCGCGGCCCGAGGAGCCCGACGTGTTGCTGCTGGTGCTGCTGTGAGTAATACGAGCGCCCTCTCCACAGTCGTTTACAAATTAAAATGGAGGAAATTTCGTTGGCTAACCTGGATACTAACAAGCTAGAGGCCATCGCTCAGGAGATATACGTAGACCTAATAGAGGATTCTTGTTTGGGCTTCTGCTTTGAGGTGCACCGGGCAGTCAAGTGTGGCTACTTCTACCTGGAGTTCGCAGAAACTGGTAGCGTGAAGGATTTTGGCATTCAGCCAGTGGAAGATAAAGGAGCATGCCGCCTCCCGCTTTGCTCCCTTCCTGGAGAATCCGGGAATGGGCCTGATCAGCAGCTGCAACGCTCACCCCCAGAATTCCAGTAGCTGCAACATGAGAGAGTCAGAGAGTGACCAGGACAATAACATAGACCGGTCCTGTGGTTTGGAGAAGTTAGGtatctaaatagaaaaagaaaaaagaaaaaaaaaaaaaaaaagaagaaagaaagaaagaaaaagaaaaagaaatgaaacaaaagtccCACTTCCCATTGAACATCCTAGCCTTTAAACACCCAAAGTGGAGAATTTAGGAATTCGGATCCTTTTATAAGTATGTTACCTGGAATCAGCTTTGAAACCCTGGGCAGGAGGAGCTGTGCATCCTGTGCCCCGTGCCATGCAGGTTGATCTCTACACCAGGAAGTGCACAAAATCCCAGTACTGTCCCCAGTGCACAGGTGAGCAGCTGTGTGCCCAGCGTATAAATCCTTTGGTTCCtcagcctttctctctgcctgatgtCAAGGGCTTTCTGGATAACTGACAGTTTGGACAAAGCTGATGGTCAGGCCTTAATCACTGGGCCTCAGTGGGACTGCTCCTCTGATCTCTGAGCCTCTGATTTGGACTTCTCCAAGACAGATGAAAGTCAGGTATGAGATCTGGATATTAACAGTTCCAATTtgggaaaaccaagaaaaagaattacGACTGAATCTGGTAGGGGAAGCTCTGTGATCTTGCCTCCAACAAGAAGAAAAGGTCAAAGCTACCAGTTTCCCAAAGGTCCAGCATGTACAGTGACTTGAACGGACTTGGGGACAAGGGCTAACCTTTTGCTGAACAGAGCCCTTCGTCTTGCACCCCACCCGGTGGCATAGGCTTATTAAATGGACAACTTGGTTATCCAGGCAGGCTGAGGATTTAGTTATGATCCCTTGAGGAGGTAGCAGGGGCTTCTGCAACTATGCACGATCTCTTAAACTGCAAGATTCATATCTGGATATATTATGCTGTGAACAACAGTTTGGTGGGGCAGTCATTTTCTTACTCTTGAGTTACTAGCTACCTAGCCAGTCCATGTGTCTGACTTGGTCATTATGCCAGGTCGCTACCTGCCTCCTATGCCAGGGGTAGGCCTGAATTATAGAAAAGCATAATGGCTGGGCAGGAGACTGTGATTGAAAGCTGAGCCCAGAGGGGACCTCTTTCAGCTGCCCTCGATGTTAGTGGGTTAGTATTAGTACTAGGAGCCAAGGAGCAAGCCTGGGTCGTCTCATTTGACTGCAGTATCCTATTGAATGCCCCTGTTCTTGGTTTGGGCAGTCAAAGCTCTGTTAGGGTAAACATCTAGACTGTCACCACCTCTGCCCCTCAGGAGGGGCAGCCCCTTCCATTCAGTCTCTTTTGGATATTCTTGACAACAAGAGCTGTCTTTCTGTTGTCAAAAGTCAGGAATGGGATAGGCAAGGATGGGAAATGTGAGCCACATATCAAAACTACCCTCCACTTTACTCCCTGATTGAGGGTTTATGAAGTGTAGAGGGGTGAGAACCCCAAAGTGAGCGGGAACGGTGCTgctttatttgaaatgttttcttaccTCATTCTGTGCCCCAGTAAGGGTCCCAGCCTCATCTGTCTGGCTTGGCCCCATGTTCCTACTGTCCCCTGCTCCACTGCCTATCTGGTGCAGCTCACGACCCCAGGTGCTGCCAGCTACCCTGCTTTCACACTGACCAGTTTCAGTTCATCTCTCTTGATGCTCCTGCTTCTTAAGCCTGCCCAGTTTCCTGTCCTTGGcttctttcaagtttttcttgggttgttgtttttttccccctcgtTCTTTTAGGAGATCCAGAGAAGAATTTTCTGATGGGTTCCTCTGTTGGGATTAAGATGGGAAGAGAACATAATTTTTTGTGTATGAAAGGCAGTGGCATGCCTAAGCATTTTCCTATAGGACTGCCTTGCTAGATGCCTTCCTGCTGTGTCTTACTTCATAAGGAGTTACATCTTCCCACCTCCACTTGGATACTGCCTCTTAGGACCTAAGCAGACCAGTAAAGGCTGGCTAACGTAGTGGGTCCTGATCTATTTTCTCTAACCCTTGCTGTGCATGTATCCTTCCTTATCCCAGAAGGAACTCTTTGGACTGTGTGGGCTGATTTGTGTTACATATAGACATTAAGGGAACCATAGTGATAAGGCCTCAAGACTGTCTATTATTGCATTTTCACCTAGAATTGTCCTGGTCAGGGTTGAGGTATAGTTACAGATTGGTCTTCAAGAACTGTGCTGACTTGTTAGAAAGTTAAAGCTTGGTAAGAGCTAAAACAATATTGGGTTATCTGCCCTTGACTTTATAGACATCTCCTTCTAAGGGgatgcagagggaaaggagggtcTAAGTGAAACTCTGGCCTGCTTCCAAATAATGTCCTGGAAGCAGGCTGAAGGTAATGTCGTGGTCCACTCTTCCTTCAGAGAGGGAGCTCTGATTATGGcattattgtttcctttctggcCATTCTCTTTggtagaggaggaagaagtggaaagtaattttgaaaaatcattggTTCATATTACCTCCCTCTtggttattgttttttcttttttgccctccCCTTATTAGGGCAGTCGCCCTAGGCCTGTCCTGGATGGGTATGAGGTGGGCTAGGTCCAACAGGTACCCTGAGGGGACAGTCTAACTCCTTTCTTTTCTGGGGAGTGAATGCTCCCTATCATGTAGTTGACAGTGGTTAGGaactctccctttccctacctATCTTCCCTCTAACAGCAGAATTCCTATCCTTCCTTCCTCAATTAAGTATATTGATCACCCTGTAATCCTATTATGTatctgagtgtgtgtgcgtgtataggGGGAAGGGGTTCTTTACAAATTTTTGTGGTTTGTGGCTTTTTCTTCCATACATTAGTTCCCACCACCGCATGTCCAGGGGCCATTGCCTGGCATTATCGCATGCTGGGATCATTGGGGAAGTGTAGTGAAGCTCACCACTGTCCTTTGTTTTGGAGATTATTATTTTTGCATAAGTAGTCCATCCTATACAGATTGCTAACTAACTGTGTATTCCCCTTGCCCCTATGGCTGCTGGTGTAAATAAACTGCATCTCCCCATTGGTAAACAgtactaataaaattttaaaaaatgactttatttagaCTCTATGTTCATCTTTCAAGATTGTACATGTTTTTCAGGTATTGACGTagtaaaataaatgttgaattgcTGTTGAATCATAGTCACTTTCTCCTGAATGGGAGTTTTATCAAAGTAGAGGAACTTTTGCCCaactttatttctccatttagtCTACAAATTTAGCTTTCTGCAGCatccagtgaaaaataaaataggtggtaaaataaatgtaatcccAGCCTGTCACTAAGTCCATTGTAAAAGCTACTTCTATTTAAGTGGAACTCAAGATACTATATACATTTTACCACTTTTTCAAGCTAATATCCTTGCTCTCAAAAGAAAtgattcaaaaaaacaaaacaaaaaagaaaatgaatggttCATAGCAGAAAATGAGTTGACCTTTCTAAAAGTCATTTTTTCccaatacttttcatttttcttttactccaaCTCTTTTTAGATCTTTCAGTTTGTCTTAGAGTAATTCTGAGAAACTTTTATTCCTTTGAATTCCTAATCCAGAGCTGGAGCACTTACTTATCTTAGAAATTGTATGTGTTGTTTAGTGCTGTTCATAGTCACTTATTTGCTAAATGTTCTAGTTTAAAGAAATAGTCCCAGATTGGAAGTAATATttagatgaataaaaattatCATAGAAATGGGGCCATTAGAAAAAACATCTCAATACAATAAATACCTCAGGGATGTTACAGACCTGTACGGTGGTATGGAGTGACCTAACATTTAAATGCCACTGCAGCAAATACTTTTGTATGCTATTTTGTATGTTTAGATTTGAATTAATGTATTTGGTGCTAATCTAGTTTTCTGAAATGAGTTATTTGCAAGATCTTCTCAGTGCTTTACCAGATCCATTTGAGTGCAgcaattttaagattcttttcatgttttcaaactaatgatctttatatttaaaaagaaaaaaatcatgtaccTGTCAACCCCGGATACTGCATTTTAACTACAGCATGTAGCATGAGGTCAGGAACCTAATTGTTATTTGATGTTGAGGAAGATAAAGACCCCCAAAATAAAGTATGCTCTGTAGTTAAAGATTTCAGAAGAGCTTTCTTTGCACACGGTAATAATACAGTAACGCCTTCCACTGGGACCTATCTGAAGTACTTTAAagtgtttctataatttttttaaagtattttataaaatgaagagaatatatTAATGTGCTAAAAtcacaacatttttattttatttaaaataccctTTCACATTAGTCTTCAAAAGTTACCATGGTTAGTGACTTACTGGTACTCAGATCAGCTAGAGATAACTTGTAACATCAGACTAGAAGTTTCATTGTGCTGTGGCGGATGCAAGCTGTTTAATTCTCTTTCATGTTCCAAAAGATGCCCATGATGCTTTGGACATTAGCATTTGTTATAAATGATGCACTTGTTCAAAAAGATAACTGCAGATAAACCCATAAATTCTTGGGTA
Proteins encoded in this window:
- the ATXN7L3B gene encoding ataxin-7-like protein 3B, which codes for MEEISLANLDTNKLEAIAQEIYVDLIEDSCLGFCFEVHRAVKCGYFYLEFAETGSVKDFGIQPVEDKGACRLPLCSLPGESGNGPDQQLQRSPPEFQ